A DNA window from Corvus cornix cornix isolate S_Up_H32 chromosome 13, ASM73873v5, whole genome shotgun sequence contains the following coding sequences:
- the PRR7 gene encoding proline-rich protein 7 isoform X2 yields MVMSQGTYTFLTCFAGFWLIWGLIVLLCCFCSYLRRRVKRQQEERLREQSLRALEMEPLHYEGYGGSPPGIAIPHRLRLEPHHHHHHPHHIPPPRPWSCRHESDLSKPPCYEEALLMAEPPPPYSEVLMDTRGLYRKINAPFLSHERLEKQEQPPSYKPLFLDASYGSALHLPRSASPGPACPDLYLQQECSPRMFPSWTDSELSSRDTYETGPWHLPVSMPLFGRTTAV; encoded by the exons ATGGTGATGTCCCAGGGCACCTACACCTTCCTCACCTGCTTCGCGGGCTTCTGGCTCATCTGGGGCCTCATcgtgctgctgtgctgcttctgcagctaCCTGCGGCGGCGGGTGAAGCGGCAGCAGGAGGAGCGGCTGCGGGAGCAGAGCCTGCGCGCACTGGAGATGGAGCCACTGCACTACGAGGGTTACGGGGGCAGCCCCCCCGGCATCGCCATTCCCCACCGCCTCCGCCTCGAGCCCCACCATCACCATCATCACCCCCACCACATCCCACCCCCCCGGCCCTGGAGCTGCCGGCACG AGTCGGACCTGTCAAAGCCACCGTGCTACGAGGAGGCGCTGCTGATGGCGGAGCCCCCCCCGCCGTACAGCGAGGTGCTGATGGACACGCGGGGGCTCTACCGCAAAATCAATGCCCCTTTCCTGAGCCATGAGCggctggagaagcaggagcagcctccCAGCTACAAACCCCTTTTCCTGGATGCCAGCTACGGTTCAGCGCTGCACCTGCCCCGCTCAGCCAGCCCCGGCCCTGCCTGCCCGGACCTCTACCTGCAGCAGGAGTGCTCCCCACGCATGTTTCCCAGCTGGACGGACTCggagctcagcagcagggacacctACGAGACGGGACCCTGGCACCTCCCGGTCTCCATGCCCCTCTTCGGCAGGACTACCGCTGTCTAA
- the PRR7 gene encoding proline-rich protein 7 isoform X1 — protein MVMSQGTYTFLTCFAGFWLIWGLIVLLCCFCSYLRRRVKRQQEERLREQSLRALEMEPLHYEGYGGSPPGIAIPHRLRLEPHHHHHHPHHIPPPRPWSCRHGVRGGLCLAESDLSKPPCYEEALLMAEPPPPYSEVLMDTRGLYRKINAPFLSHERLEKQEQPPSYKPLFLDASYGSALHLPRSASPGPACPDLYLQQECSPRMFPSWTDSELSSRDTYETGPWHLPVSMPLFGRTTAV, from the exons ATGGTGATGTCCCAGGGCACCTACACCTTCCTCACCTGCTTCGCGGGCTTCTGGCTCATCTGGGGCCTCATcgtgctgctgtgctgcttctgcagctaCCTGCGGCGGCGGGTGAAGCGGCAGCAGGAGGAGCGGCTGCGGGAGCAGAGCCTGCGCGCACTGGAGATGGAGCCACTGCACTACGAGGGTTACGGGGGCAGCCCCCCCGGCATCGCCATTCCCCACCGCCTCCGCCTCGAGCCCCACCATCACCATCATCACCCCCACCACATCCCACCCCCCCGGCCCTGGAGCTGCCGGCACG GGGTCCGGGGGGGGCTTTGCCTTGCAGAGTCGGACCTGTCAAAGCCACCGTGCTACGAGGAGGCGCTGCTGATGGCGGAGCCCCCCCCGCCGTACAGCGAGGTGCTGATGGACACGCGGGGGCTCTACCGCAAAATCAATGCCCCTTTCCTGAGCCATGAGCggctggagaagcaggagcagcctccCAGCTACAAACCCCTTTTCCTGGATGCCAGCTACGGTTCAGCGCTGCACCTGCCCCGCTCAGCCAGCCCCGGCCCTGCCTGCCCGGACCTCTACCTGCAGCAGGAGTGCTCCCCACGCATGTTTCCCAGCTGGACGGACTCggagctcagcagcagggacacctACGAGACGGGACCCTGGCACCTCCCGGTCTCCATGCCCCTCTTCGGCAGGACTACCGCTGTCTAA
- the PRR7 gene encoding proline-rich protein 7 isoform X3 — MEPLHYEGYGGSPPGIAIPHRLRLEPHHHHHHPHHIPPPRPWSCRHGKEQGGALASLEHVPPPGLGGIRRESRGAALTAAGVRGGLCLAESDLSKPPCYEEALLMAEPPPPYSEVLMDTRGLYRKINAPFLSHERLEKQEQPPSYKPLFLDASYGSALHLPRSASPGPACPDLYLQQECSPRMFPSWTDSELSSRDTYETGPWHLPVSMPLFGRTTAV; from the coding sequence ATGGAGCCACTGCACTACGAGGGTTACGGGGGCAGCCCCCCCGGCATCGCCATTCCCCACCGCCTCCGCCTCGAGCCCCACCATCACCATCATCACCCCCACCACATCCCACCCCCCCGGCCCTGGAGCTGCCGGCACGGTaaggagcagggaggggctCTCGCATCCCTGGAGCACGTGCCTCCTCCTGGTTTGGGGGGGATACGACGTGAGAGCCGGGGCGCAGCGCTGACGGCAGCAGGGGTCCGGGGGGGGCTTTGCCTTGCAGAGTCGGACCTGTCAAAGCCACCGTGCTACGAGGAGGCGCTGCTGATGGCGGAGCCCCCCCCGCCGTACAGCGAGGTGCTGATGGACACGCGGGGGCTCTACCGCAAAATCAATGCCCCTTTCCTGAGCCATGAGCggctggagaagcaggagcagcctccCAGCTACAAACCCCTTTTCCTGGATGCCAGCTACGGTTCAGCGCTGCACCTGCCCCGCTCAGCCAGCCCCGGCCCTGCCTGCCCGGACCTCTACCTGCAGCAGGAGTGCTCCCCACGCATGTTTCCCAGCTGGACGGACTCggagctcagcagcagggacacctACGAGACGGGACCCTGGCACCTCCCGGTCTCCATGCCCCTCTTCGGCAGGACTACCGCTGTCTAA